A single Cyclopterus lumpus isolate fCycLum1 chromosome 3, fCycLum1.pri, whole genome shotgun sequence DNA region contains:
- the tppp3 gene encoding tubulin polymerization-promoting protein family member 3 produces the protein MAESADMEQLLASFKKFAIHGDTKATGRELNGKNWAKLCKDCRIIDGKNVTATDVDIVFSKVKQKTSRVITYEEFQRALEELAPKRFKGQSKEEALESIYKLVEGREPTNVGVTKVAKAKAVDRLTDASRYTGSHKERFDESGKGKGREGREEIVDKTGYVGAYKNAGTYDDKKKAEK, from the exons ATGGCGGAGAGCGCAGACATGGAGCAGCTCCTGGCGTCTTTTAAGAAGTTTGCCATCCACGGAGACACAAAGGCCACGGGGAGGGAGCTGAACGGGAAGAACTGGGCCAAACTGTGCAAGGACTGCAGGATCATCGATGGCAAGAACGTCACCGCCACGGATGTGGACATCGTCTTCTCCAAAGTCAA ACAGAAGACGTCTCGGGTCATCACCTACGAGGAGTTCCAGAGAGCTTTAGAGGAGTTGGCCCCAAAGAGGTTCAAAGGTCAAAGTAAAGAGGAGGCACTGGAGTCCATCTACAAACTGGTGGAAGGCAGAGAGCCCACCAACGTTGGAGTGACG AAAGTGGCGAAGGCGAAGGCGGTGGACCGCCTGACCGACGCGTCCCGATACACCGGGTCCCACAAGGAGCGCTTCGACGAGAGCGGTAAGGGCAAAGGTCGCGAGGGCCGGGAGGAAATCGTGGACAAGACGGGCTACGTAGGAGCTTACAAGAACGCCGGCACCTACGACGACAAGAAGAAGGCCGAGAAATAA
- the LOC117728901 gene encoding processed variable antigen-like: MNLELRLSGSPFSLSKETKETKDTKDTKDTKETKETKETKETKETTETTETKETMETKETKETKETMETMETKETKETMETKETKETKETKETKETKETKETKEAKEAKEAKETKEAKETKEAKETKETKETKETKETKETKETKETKETKETKETMETKETKETKDTMETKETKETKETKETKETKETMETKETKETKETKETKETKKTKETKENINET, encoded by the exons ATGAACCTGGAGCTTCGACTCTCCGGCTCTCCCTTCTCT TTATCTAAGGAAACCAAGGAAACCAAGGACACTAAGGACACTAAGGACACTAAGGAAACCAAGGAAACCAAGGAAACCAAGGAAACCAAGGAAACTACGGAAACTACGGAAACCAAGGAAACCATGGAAACTAAGGAAACTAAGGAAACTAAGGAAACCATGGAAACCATGGAAACCAAGGAAACCAAGGAAACCATGGAAACCAAGGAAACTAAGGAAACCAAGGAAACCAAGGAAACTAAGGAAACCAAGGAAACTAAGGAAACTAAGGAAGCCAAGGAAGCCAAGGAAGCCAAGGAAACCAAGGAAGCCAAGGAAACCAAGGAAGCCAAGGAAACCAAGGAAACCAAGGAAACTAAGGAAACCAAGGAAACCAAGGAAACCAAGGAAACTAAGGAAACCAAGGAAACTAAGGAAACTAAGGAAACTATGGAAACCAAGGAAACCAAGGAAACTAAGGACACCATGGAAACCAAGGAAACTAAGGAAACCAAGGAAACCAAGGAAACTAAGGAAACTAAGGAAACCATGGAAACCAAGGAAACCAAGGAAACTAAGGAAACTAAGGAAACTAAGGAAACCAAGAAAACAAAGGAAACCAAGGAAAACATCAACGAGACGTGA